ttgtgtgtgtcgATGTTACTCTTTCAGATGATGCTGCTTCTTCTCAGAAGTGTGTTTACATCCCCCCGCAAGCACACATGAGCTCGGCCTTACAGACACTCCCTGATAtgatcacagagagtgagcaacacccggactctgtattaataattcttggggatttttaataaagtgattCTCTCACGTGAACTgccaaaatacagacagcatgttacatgtcaAATAGGatcattttatacacaacaaTAAAGGAAGCATTTCACTCTGTCCCACGGGCAGCTCTGGGACTCTCTGTTTAGTTCATCTCATACCGACCTACAGACAGAAACTGAAATCAGCTAAACTtgtttttgtgaggatttgtgcaTTCCCACCAGGACTCACTTAACCTACAGCAAtgacaagccatggttcacttCAAAACTCAGCCAGGTCCATCAGACCAAAGACAAAGTGTATGCTCACAGGAAtggggatagagtcttgtacaaacaggacaaatacagtctggaaaaggagatcagagtggcaaagaggaGTTATTCCGAAAAGCTACGGATTCAGTTTTCCTCTAACtactcagcttcagtgtggaaaggtctgcgggccatcaccaactacacaacaccatccccctcactgtgctgatcagctggcccccatcttcacacagatcttcaacagatcactggagctgtgtgaagtcccctcatgcttcaaaagctccaccatcatcctcGTCTCAAAGAAATCCAAAATTACCGGACTAAATGAGTatagacctgtggctctaacggctgtggtcatgaaatcatttgaaagactgggtttggcttatctgaaggacatcactggacccttactggaccctctgcagtttgcctacagcgcaaacaggtctgtgaatgatgcagtcaatatggcACTGCCTTATGTTCTGCaacatctggacagaccagggacttatgtgagaatcctgtttgtggacttcagctctgctttcaacaccatcatcccatcactccttcagcccaaattaacccagctctccgtgctctcctctgtctgtcagtggatcaccagctttctgacagacaggaagaagCTAGTGCCAgtgggaaaactcaaatccagcacccacaccgtcagcactggcgccccccagggctgtgtcctctccccactgctcttctccctgtacacgaatgactgcacctcgaatgacccctctgtcaagctcctgaagtttgcagatgacaccacactgatcggcctcatccaggatggtgacgagtctgcttacagactggaggttgagcggctggctgtctggtgcagtcttaacaacctggagctgaacacgctcaagacagtggagatgatcgtggacttcaggagaaacccccctgctctccccccactcaccatcatggacagtattgtcacagcagtggagtcattcagattcctgggaaccacaatctcccaggacctgaagtgggacattcacatagactccattgtgaaaaaggctcagcagaggttgtacttccttcgccaGCAGAGGaggttcaacctgccacaggatcagTTGAAAAcagctgaaacagttctacactgcaatcatcgaatccatcctctgcacttcagtgactgtttggttcagctcagccaccaaatttgACCTCAGaggactacagagggtagtccggactgctgagcaaACCATTGGCACAACTATCCCCCCTCTCAgagatctgtacttctccagagtgagctaaaagggcaaagacaatcactctggacccctcacatccagcacactcactcactctggacccctcacatccagcacactcactcacactggacccctcacatccagcacactcactcactctggacccctcacatccagcacactcactcactctggacccctcacatccagcacactcactcacactggacccctcacatccagcacactcactcactctggacccctcacatccagcacactcactcactctggacccctcacatccagcgcACTCACTCttcgaactgttgccatctggtcgacgctacagggccctgagcaccagaacaaccagacataggaacagtttcttccctcaggtaatccatctgatgaacacttgacataTACAGAACACACTGCACTATTCTTACAcactatttacttaaaacaaatactatttatttcaattgcacatttcacagtTGTAcatttgtctatattgtatatgtcattctgttatatatgtcattctgttgtatatgtcattctgttacactgttacactgtggagcttctgtcattaaaacaaattccttgtatgtaAAAACAtaccactccgtccagggtgtatcccgtcttgatgcccgatgacgcctgagataggcacaggctccccgtgacccgaggtagttcggataagcggtagaaaatgagagtgagtgagtgagtgagtgaaaacatacctggcaataaagatctttcagattctaattctgattctaattctgattctgatcaatCTTTTGTGTTATAACACATCACGATCAGCATTAAATCGATGTGAAAACAGTTAAGAGGTGTTTAACTCCGAAGGGAAACTGTAGTGTACATGTTTAGACAGGAGGAGCTTCTGCTCGTTAATGGATGTGTGTAAAGACGCTAAACTAACAGTGTCGGAAAACCGTGAAACCTTCATCGTGGCTCTTAtctgaaaatattttgtctGAGAAACGCTTACTGTGGACTATAAAAATGTGGATTCTACGGTCTGTTCCCCTCCTATTGTGCTGTAAGTTTACTCCTTTactgcaaacaaaaaacacactggaTACTAAATACTAAACCTTCATATTTATTCTCACTGATCTGGAGACTCTACAACACTGTTAGAACTTTTCTTataataaatgttgtgtttacttttcatttatttaaggaCCATAATTAAGAAACACTGCTGTACTTTAATCAGAGTCTAGAGTGAGTTTTAAAAGCACACATTAATGCACTGAAGGAGTTTTCTGGATGATTTCAGTCCAGTTTAATATCTTTAgcagataaaataatgtttacacTTTAAGTGTTTTGGCTGTTTAATAAAGACTTAATGTGGTTATTGATTTGATATTGTTAAGGCTATAAATCCATGGTGTAATTATTGTGCTGatctgtgatgatgatgatgatgatgatgataaatcctcttttctttgttaaatttaaactttaaatatacagtcttGCAAAAGTATTTACCCCCATGAAATTGGTCAGGTTTGTGAGAATTACACATAATAAATTAATCTATTTTTCCTTTCAGTATTTTCATTGCACTCATGTTCTCTTACAGTCTATTTTCAGTCACAATTAATTATTGATGCCAAAGTATCTTAAAGCTCAGGTGAAAGATATTGTTTTaaccaaaaaacattttacctAAATTTGTCTTTCACctctgaaatattaaaacagcTCTAATTTTCTGAATAAAAACCACTTTTATTGAGTTTCCATTGAATGAGTGAAAGAAGTGAAAATGAAGGAGCTTTctaagaaagaacaaaagatcAGTTAATAGGATGGAACAGGGTGTGAAATTATATCCAAATGGTTGGACATCCCACTGAGGTCAGTAGTGAGGAAGTGGAAGCTACAtccacaccacatacacaagcaTTATCTAGACAAGGACTGTGATGGAGGCCAACAGTGAGGCCAAAGTCACCCTGAAGGAGTTAGGATGTCAAAACTGAAGAAAGAAtgaattttttatataaatatcttcAGTCTGCTAAGAAAAACCCAGATATTTGGACAACATTTCTCCTTTCAGCAGAACAAATGTCCAAAAAcaataaattcatttttttaattaaaatgtacttCATCATTAAAAGCTTGTGATAATTTAAGGgagtgaatacttttgcaatgCAGCATATACCATAATATACCATATCTGGTCTTAGATGCACTactgtagtaaataataatatattttctacAGAACAAATTTGATTCTATGAAATGTAAAGTTTGTGCATTTTCAGGTCTAAATACAGCATCATCTGCACTCACAGATCTGTATCACAGTGTAGTTTTAATGCACTTCATGTGATGAGgatgtgatgatgtttgtgagtgaaatgatgaagctgaatctttgatgcaggtttactgtgtgaagctggagacgAGACGGTCACACTGCAGGAACTGGAAGGAACCACTATAACTCTTAATCCTGGGATAACTGGGATTCAGAGTAATGCTCAGATTCTGTGGAGGTATGGACCTGAGAAAGAGGATAAAACGATATTGAACAGTTATATGCATGGAGGAGTAATTTTTACGAACATCAGTGAGGGATTCAAAGAGCGACTGCAGCTGGACAGAAACAGTGGAGCTTTAAccatcaggaacatcagcagaactgaTTCTGGAGTTTATACATTCCACACCCTCAATGGACGTGTCTCATCTAGgactttcagtgtcagtgtttatggtgagtaaaagtgtttCATGTCTCCTTCATGTCCGTGTTTATTCTGAACTTTAATATAAAATGCCTGAAATATCCTGAAACTATCAGCCACTGAGATTCTACTCACATTAATACGAGTTATTGTCTGAAACCTAACCAGCTTCTGGTGTCTTAGAGGAATTAACCAATGATGTGTCAGGGGCGGAGTCACatctcaaaccacacacacacacacacacacacacacacacacacacacacacacacacacacacacacacacacacacacacacacacacacaattgtgtttCTAATCCATTCTCctataatgtgtttgtgtttttagctccagtatcaactccagtaataataaatgaaagaggaaagcgAAGTGTGATTTCCACAGAGACAtgtttcctcctgtgttctgtggagaatggagaagatgtgaagttatcctggtacagagagaaggagagaatcTCCATCACCAATAACACAGATCTCAGTGTTCCCCTCAAGCTCCCActtcaaatacaacacaatgacactaacacttacatctgtgtgtctgcaaaccctgtcagcaataaaacaacttctctcatcatcacacagctctgtgacgtcTCAGGTACGTCAGTGAGTCTAAACTCATTACTGATCATCTGTCTGGTTAAtgaaaagtcatttaaaatacATCGAGGATTCACATTTCACTGACTGCACTGGAATATTAATGGAATATTAATGGAATATGAATCCAGTGTAGCGTCATGTTACAGTTTTCTCATGGATTTGAGggaaaatctaaataaaatgtctgatGTAGATCTGCTGATATGatcatataatatttatgtcattaattattatttctctaCATTTATGATTATATCTTAATCTGTACAGATGATTCTTCCTCTTCACTGCTTATTGCTCTGATATCTGTTGGATgtattctgttatttattatgataATATCTTTGGGGATttggctgaaaaagaaaaaaacacaaggcaagtaatgaatctttctgttcatgtgtttagttcagtttttatatttgttcagttcagtaacatttaatctgattattttttctttattttcagaaaaaccTGAGAAACCGACTTCCTCTGATGTAAATAGTACAGCTCACAGttcagagagagataaagaggtaAAGTTGTGGGGAAAATAATTTGGTATAAAATCACAGGAGTGATAAAGTCT
The Tachysurus fulvidraco isolate hzauxx_2018 chromosome 7, HZAU_PFXX_2.0, whole genome shotgun sequence DNA segment above includes these coding regions:
- the LOC113643894 gene encoding CD48 antigen-like, which encodes MWILRSVPLLLCCLLCEAGDETVTLQELEGTTITLNPGITGIQSNAQILWRYGPEKEDKTILNSYMHGGVIFTNISEGFKERLQLDRNSGALTIRNISRTDSGVYTFHTLNGRVSSRTFSVSVYAPVSTPVIINERGKRSVISTETCFLLCSVENGEDVKLSWYREKERISITNNTDLSVPLKLPLQIQHNDTNTYICVSANPVSNKTTSLIITQLCDVSDDSSSSLLIALISVGCILLFIMIISLGIWLKKKKTQEKPEKPTSSDVNSTAHSSERDKEEENSTVTDVDVDRDPVVYSDVRRSK